The region TTGTTGAAAAATTGGCAACGTTTCACAAAAATCTGGATTGCTGGCTTCAGTCTTGGCCATGCCTGCTTGGATCTGAGCTCAGGATACCCTCTTTAGCCAAAGTGTGAGGTCCAGTTGGCTCCCTCATCTCTCTCAGGGCTGGATGTCTGGCCCCTGAAGTATCTGAGTTTGAGATCTCTCTCGCTCATGGAGGCAGATGTATCAagtttttctcccccttttccccCTGCCCTGATTTTCGTTCCTTCTGAAGCACCCCTCATCCTAGGCTAaagctttttcttattcttcatcCCAGACCAGAATTGGGAACCTCAAGCCTTGTGCTGTTTTGCACTGGTGCATTGGTTGTATGAAGATGGATTTTTAATCCTAGATTCTTTCCCCTAACTCTGTCCTTCCCTCAACGTTTAACCCAGAAGGGAGAGTGTGCGTGTGAGACATGCTGACATGCTGGTGGCCAGGCTGTGCTGCCCCGGGGAAAACTCAGGCATCCCTCAGCCTTTccactggctgttccctctgcctagactGCTCTTCCCCCGGATGTCACATGCCCCGTTCCTTGTCACTCAGAtctttgctcagatgtcacctcctcagggggGGCCTTCCCTGCCTACCTTATTTGAAGTAACCCCGTCCCCTGCTCTTacccattctgttttcttcatggGACGTCCTGTCATCAGAGTGTAAGCTACCTGAGGGCAGGGCTTTTCTTTATCACCAGCGCCAGGTGCACCCTGGGGCCTCGGTAGGAACAGGACGGGGTTTGTGGGCCCTGAAGGGAGCCGGGGACCCCCTAGCACATCTGATGAGGCCCCAGCCAGTTCAGCTTTTGTAGCAAGCAGCCCGCTCCTTTTTTATATTCcctagagaatttatttttaaactcatttctATGCTGCTCTTCTTGGCCAGAGACATTCAGGGTGctattattttctaaatcaaaCCAGGGGACCCCGTGCCTTTCTCTGCCCAGCCTGGTCCCACACTAGCCCTTTTCCCACCTACTTACTCAGGGAACTGTCACACCAGGAACCACTGAGGGGTAGGGCCCATTTTGGCCTGGAAAGTTCGGGGTCCGTCCCCAGCCCTCAGGATGGTGCAGCCTGCCCGCCTGGCATCTAACAGTGACCCCTCAGTGCAGTAACAGTGGCCCCATTTTCTCTGGATAGAATAAGGGGGGCTGCTTGTACGAAGGGAAGGCAGGTTGAGGCCTGTCTGAGCTTAATAAATTGGATGATTTCCTGGCCTTggtccttcctcctttcttccggTGTGGGGGCTGGAGAGGTGGCCTGGGTGGGGTCCTGCTGGCCGGGGAGACACGAAGTTACAGTCATGGGCGCTTGTGTCTAATCTTTGCCACCCAGGCTTGCCCCGTTTTATAGCTAtggaaagtgaggctcagggaggtgaagtAAACCGGCCTCGGGTCGGGAGGGCCACTTGCAGTTTTCGGAGGGGTTACTGTTGATATCCTGATGAAGATGAGGAGATGCCAAAACAGAGTTACAATAACTGTGGTTATATTTTACACTTTTCTATGgaaaaaactgatttttgtaaCCCTCATGAAAAACGCAATGGAGTAGTTCTCTGCCTCCTCGAAGAGTTATGGACTGCAGCGAGCCACCAGAATGTCACTGCAGTTTCTCCTAACACTGACAGTGTCTAAGTCCAGGCTTTGAAAAGCCTCTGGTGACCTCTGGGTCTCTGCAGTGGATGGGTCCCCAAACGGGGCCCACGTTTTAGCCCCTGGGAGATCCAGCGTCATTTTCAATCCTGTCATTTGGTGTAACGCTCTTAGTCGATGTCTCGATCGGAGGCCTTCTGTGATTATGGCCTCGGTGCTTCTTGGATGGCGTCGGGGGCCAGGGCCACTTCTTCACTTGGTACTGCGGTCCCCTGGCTCCCCCAGCTTGTTAGGAGCAAAACCACCACGTGTTGTTTGAGAACTGAAAAACCAACCACCAAAAGACCCACATCGACAGAAATCTCACACTGGCCCCTGAGTAACTACCAGGAACTGCTTTGTCTGACTTAACGCTGGAAACAGTCTGTAAGACTGCTGTGTCCTGGCTCAGCCACACTGGTCTGAACACCGGACAAGGGGACCCGTGgagcccggggaggggaggggagctgctCCAGGTCACATAGGAATTGGGTCTTAAGCCTTCTCGGCATGCCCTTGCCTCTCCCCATCCGGGACACTCTGGCCACTTAGGGCTGTGGCCCACCCCCTCCTTGTGGCCAGGAAGGGGGACTGCCCCCAATCCCCATCTGGGTCTGCCTCTATCCCAGACCTGGGCACTGTGAGGCTGGgagtgagcagggcagagggtgggCAGCGGTGCCAGCAAAAGCACTGGCCTGTccctcctggccctgccactcCACCCCCCGGGGCTGTGCCTATCGCTGTGAGGCACTGGCACAGTGCGGGTTACAGCTGGGGCCCCTCCCAGTCTCCTGAGCCACCATCCCTTAGCAACAGGCCTGCTAGGCAGGACACACTGCCAACACTGGGCAGAGCGGGCAGGAGCCAGAGGGGTGGCTGTCTGGACTCCAGGACAGTTGAAGGCCAGGTAAGCAGGTAGCTGGCCAGGGCAGGCTTGTGGCACCGGCCCACAGCCTGGTCAGCCGAGTCGGAGTCCTTCCTCAAACTCTCCTCCAGCCAGTTGCCCAGCCAGCCTGACCCGGCATGGATACTGTGGACGCCACTGTGGAGAAGCTCCGGGCACAGTGCCTGTCCCGAGGGGCCTTGGGCATCCAGGGCCTGGCCAGGTGAGCTGTCCCCTTGAGTCTTCttgacccccagccccaggggccacTTTTTAACTGCACCCCACGCCCCTCAGATTTTTCCGCCGCCTGGACCGGAACCGGAGccgatccctggactctggggaACTCCATCGGGGCCTGGCTGAGCTGGGGCTGGTGCTGGACAGGGCCGAAGCGGAGGCTGTGTGCAGGCGCTGGGACCGTGATGGCAGCGGGATGCTGGACCTGGAGGAGTTCCTGAGGGCCCTGCGGGTGAGGCCCTTTGCCCTGCTGTCTGGGAGGGGGGGTGCCGATGAGCTCTCCGTGGGCTTGTCGATGTCATTGCTGACCCTGGATGCCTGGAAGCCCTGGTGCTCTGCACTAGACCCCCTAGTCATGACCTGCTCCTTTCCAGCCCCCCATGTCCCAGGCCCGGGAGGCAGTCATTGCAGCTGCGTTTGCCAAGTTGGACCGCAGTGG is a window of Zalophus californianus isolate mZalCal1 chromosome 1, mZalCal1.pri.v2, whole genome shotgun sequence DNA encoding:
- the CAPS gene encoding calcyphosin, encoding MDTVDATVEKLRAQCLSRGALGIQGLARFFRRLDRNRSRSLDSGELHRGLAELGLVLDRAEAEAVCRRWDRDGSGMLDLEEFLRALRPPMSQAREAVIAAAFAKLDRSGDGVVTVDDLRGVYSGRAHPKVQSGEWTEEEVLRRFLDNFDSSEKDGQVTLAEFQDYYSGVSASVDTDEEFVAMMTSAWQL